The following is a genomic window from Miltoncostaea oceani.
CCCCCAGCATCATGAGGAACAGGGGCGTCGCGTCGACGCTGCCGTAGTAGGGGCGCTCGCCCCCCGCCGTCCCGCTGCCGAGCCAGTCGCGGCGGGTGAGGCGCACCTCGTGGAGGATCTTCCCGGGCTGTTCGTCGTTCTCGGGGTCGTCGCGCACGCCCTGGCGGGCGGCCAACCCGTGGAGCGTGTCGCGCAGGCCGTGCAGGTCGAAGGCGCGCGCCTGGTGACCCGCGATGAGGCTGTCGCGGCCGAAGAGGGCGACGAACCAGGGGATGCCGGCGGCGATCAGGCGGCGGCCCGGGTCGAGGGCGTCGGGGATGGCGAGCGTCGCGCGGTCGGCCGCGCCGTGTCGGCACGCGCGTCCGAAAGCGGGCGGATCGCTGCGGACGCCGGCGCTCGCGGGGGGGGCGGGGTACCCGGCGGGCTCCTCCGCCAGTTCGTCCCGGCCCCCCGACGCGCGGACCCGCAGCCGGACGGTGCGGGTCTCGCCGCCCGTGAGCTCGACGTCCCAGGACGCGCGGCCGGCGTCGAGCCGGTCGGGCGGCGGATCGAACCGCACCCGGGTCTCGAGCGCCAGCGAAGGGTCGGCGAAGCGCAGGCCCTCCTCGGCCGGAGTCGGCGGCGGCGCCGTCCGGGCGAGGTCCCCGCCGAGGCGGAGGCGGCGGACCTCGAAGATGTCGGCGAAGTCGCAGTCGACGTCGATCATGAGCTCGAGGCGTGCCCGTCCCGCTCCCCAGAGCCGCAGCACGAAGCTCTCGTCCATCCCGTCGGGCGAGACGGTGCGGCGGCGCTCGATCTCGAGGGGCGCGTCGGGGCCGAGGCCCTCGACGTTGCAATACGAGTGGAACCGGGCCGTGGTCGGTGAGGACACCGCCGCCACCAGGTGCGTCGGCCGCCGCCCCGACACCCGGGTCTCGAGGCGGCTGAGGTGGCGGGTGTCGCGCACGAGGAGACCCGACGCCCCGTCTCCCATGGCCCCCGACGCGTCCGAGAGCGCGAAGCTCAGCCCGTTCACGAGCGTCACGGGGTCGGAGGAGACCGCCCCGCCCGCGGCCGGGCCCGTCCACGGCTCCGCCGGACCCGTCACCGGTCACCCCCCGGCCGCCGGGCGGACGAGGCGACCGGGTATCCCGCCGCGCACGTCACGGACAGCGTCATGGCCCGACCGTACCCGGGGCGGCGGCCGGATGCCCGGGCCGCCGGTTCCCCGGTCCCACGTGGAGGAGGACGCGGGACGGCGACGGGACCGCAGCGCAGACGGCCCGGCCCCGTCGCGGCGATCAGCACACGACGGTGAGGTGGACGGGCGCGTCCTCGCTGTTGGCGGGGTTCGAGGCCTGCCAGACCCGGACGGTGACGACCGCCGGGTCGGCGGGGTCGATGCCGACGGTCGGCACCCGGTCGAAGAGGACGGTGTCCCCGGGCGCGACGACGGCGATCGTGGCGGAGACGGCGCAGGCGACGACGCTGCGGTCGAACGCGACGCGGTAGCGCCCGAACGCCGTCCGGGCGGCGGCGGTCGCGCCGCGGCCGCGGGCGAGGGTCCCGTCGGGGGCGACGACCGCCCACCGCGGCTGCCGTTCGCGCAGGTCCGCGGAGAGGTCGGACGCCCGCCACCCGAGGGGCTTGGCGGGGGTTCGCGGCACGGGGCGGACCGGTCCGAGGAGCTTCAGGCTCTCGTTCGCCCGGCGCACGGCGGCCTGCGAGATCCGCTGGTTGACGGCGAGCTGCTGCGCCGACACCGTCACCGGCCGCGCCGCCTGACCGGACGCCTCGTCGGTGGCCTGCCCGGCGACCAGGACACCCCCGATCCCGAGCACCGCCCCCGCGCCCGCCGCCAGCCACACGCGGCCCACCCGTCCTGTCGTCGCCATCGCGCCCTCCCCGTTTCGCCGATGCGGACAGGGTCGACGGTATGTCGGCCGCCACCCCCGCGGCCACCGGGGCCCGGTGGTACCGGCGGTTCCGCGTCAGGCGCCGTCGAGCGTGGCGAGGAAGGCGGCGAACGCCCGGTCGGTGCGCGAGGTGTCGCCGGTGGCGTCGAGGTCCATGAGAAGGCCGCGGATCACGGCGAGCGCGACGGTCGCCATCTCGGGCCGGCCGATGCTGCGCATGCCGTCCTCGAGCGGCGCGAGCCAGTCGGTCGTCGCCGTCCGCCGGAACCCGGGCCAGAGCGGCTCCCCCGCGGAGTCGTGCAGCCGGCCGAACATCCTCAGGTACGGCGCGCCCTCCGGACCGGAGATCGCCGGCCACGCACGGGCCAGCGTCATGGGGTATGGCTCGCCGGGCCGCGGGCGGATGAGGTCGGTGAACGCCGCGACCTGGCGCCGGCGGGCCTCCCGGAGGATCTCCCGGAGCAGGCCGTCCCGGGTCTCGAAGTGGTAGATCAGCATCCGGGTCGAGGTGCCCGCGGCGGCCGCGAGCGGGGCGAGCCGGTCGGGGAGGCCGTGGGCGAGCGCGTGGTCGGTGCACGCGTGGAGGATCCGCTCCCGGATCTGCGGTTGGCGCTGCCGTCCCACAACTCGACTTTTTCACGTAACGACCGGTACGTCTAGCATCCCGTCCGACGGGTCGGTCACACCATGGGGGTCGGGGGATGAGGGTGGTCTTCGTGCACGGGGCGTGCGTCAGGGACGGGGAGTGGTGGTGGCATCGGACCGCCGCCCTCCTGGCGGAGCGGGGCGTCGCGAGCGTGGCGCCGGGCCTGCCGAGCTGCGGCGAGGCGGGTGGGCCGGTGGGGGCGGGCGGTCCGGGCCTCGACGAGGACGTCGCCGCGGTGCGCAGGGTGCTGACCGCCGGCGACGAGCCGACGGTCGTGGTCGCCCACAGCTACGGCGGCATCGTCACCGCCGAGGCGGCGGCGGGCGTCGACGCCGTGCGCCACCTGCTGCTGGTGTCGAGTTACCTCCCGGAGGTGGGGGAGGGCCTGTCCTCCTTCGGCGGTGAGGCACCCGCCCCGTTCCTCGACGTCGATCCGGAGGGCGGGACGTTCACCGTTCGGCCGGAGTCCGTGGCCGGGACGTTCCTCCAGGACTGCGACGCGGAGATCCAGCGCGGGGCCGTGGACCGGACGGCACGGCAGAGCCTGGCGGTCCTCGGGCAGCCGGTCCGGTCCGCGGCGTGGCACGACCTGCCCTCGACGTACCTCGTCTGCGCGGATGACCGGGGCACCCCGGCCCACCGCCAACGGGAGTTCGCGCGCCGCGCCGGCGCCGTCGTGGAGATCGACGCCGGCCACCACCCGTTCCTCTCCCGGCCCGCAGCCGTCCGGGACCTGATCCTGGGTCTCTGAACGAACGGGCCGACGCGCCGCCGGGACGCACGCCGGGACCGATGGGGACGGTGGGAGTCGAACCCACACGGGGGTTTCCCCCCAGCGGTGTTTGAGACCGCCGCGTCTACCGTTCCGCCACGTCCCCCGCGGCGAGTCTAGTGCGCGGCCCCCGGCGCCTCGACGCGCTTCTCGAACCAGTGGTGCGCGTAGGGCTCGTCGTTGAAGCGTGGCACCTCCGTCCAGCCGGCGGACCGGTAGAGCGCGATCGCCTCGGTGAGCGTCTCGTTGGTCTCGAGGCGGAGGACCCGCGCCCCGGCCTCCGCCGCCGCTGACTCGACCGCCGCCAGCAGGCGGCGTCCGATGCCGAGGCCTCTGGCGTCGCCGGCGACCCACATGCGCTTCACCTCCGCCGGCTCGTCGCCGTGGAGCTTCAGCGCGGCGCAGCCGAGGGGGCGCCCCGCCAGGGACGCGAGGACGAGGAGCCCCCGGGGCGGCCGGAGGTCGTCGTCGTGGGCGGGGAGGCTCGCCGCGGGGTCGAAGCCCCCGGGGAACCGGCCGTCGAGCTCCGCCGCGTACGCCGCGACGCACGCGCGGGCCCCGGGGTCGGCGGGGTCCGCCGGCCCGACGTCGACCATCCCGGCCCGCAGCAGGCGCTCCACCTCGGCCATCGCCGCGATCAGCCGCCGCCGCTGCGCGGGGGGGAGGGGCTCCAGCAGCGACGCCGCCTGCGCGTCGCTGCGCCCGTCGAGCAGGGCGCGCTCCCGTCGCCCCTCCGCCGTGAGGTGGGCCCGCCGGACGCGCCGGTCCGGCGTCCCCGGGCCGACGCGCACCAGCCCCTCGCGGGTGAGTGAGCGCAGCAGGCGGCTCAGGTACCCCGAGTCGAGCCCGAGGCCCGCGCGGAGGTCACGGACGTCGCGCCCGCCCTCGCCGATCTCCCACAGCACCCGCGACGCGCCCAGCGGCCGGTCGCGGGAGAGCGCGCGGTCGTCCAGCGCGCCGACCCGCTGCGTGACGGTCCGGGTGAACCGGCGGACCGTGTCGATCGCCGCGTCATCCATCGTCTGACCTTAGTCAGATGATGTCGGCGTCGTCCAGTGCCCGTTCGGCTCCGCGCGGCGCGACGACCGAGGGGTGCGGGAGCGACGGACCTACGCCTCCGGCCAGCTGACGGGGTCCCATGGCGCCCGTACGCTCCGCCCCGCCGCCCGCGCGTCCGGCGGGCCATCCGGGGCAGGGGGGACGGCATGGGCGTGGAGAACGGCAGCGGGGACCGGGTGGCCCGCGCCGGTCGGCGGCTCCCGCACGTCGTCGCGGTGGCGACGGCGCTCGTGCTCTCGGCCGTCGTGGTCCCGGCGGCGGGGGCCGTCACGCTGCGGGGGACGGTCAGCGACGTCATCGACGGCGACACCATCAGGGTCGTGTCGCGGGGGTTCGAGACGCCGGTCCGGCTGATCGGCGTCGACACCCCCGAGACCCGGCACCCGACGACGGGCGTCCAGTGCTTCGGACCCGAGGCCACGGCCCGCACCACCCGGCTGCTGCCCGAGGGGACGGCGGTGCGGCTCGTCACCGACCCGACCCAGGACGTGCGCGACCGCTACGGCCGCCTGCTCGCCTACGTCTACCGGGCGGGGCGCTCCGGCCCGACGGGCTCCGTCAACTTCTCCCTCGTCCGGAGCGGCCACGCCCGCGCCTACGTCCACGACGGCGTCCGCTTCCGGTACGCCGTGCCGTTCCTGCGGGCCCACAGCCGGGCGCGGACGGCGAAGCTCGGCCTCTGGGGCCCGCCGTGCCGCGGCCGGGTCGCGATGCCCGACGCCGCGCGGCCCGCATCCTCCGGCGACTGCGACCCGAACTACGCGGGCGCGTGCATCGCCCCCGGACCCCCCGACGTCGACTGCATCGCCATACCCGACCGGAACTTCCGCGTCATCGGAGTGGACGTCCACCGCCTCGACGTCGACGGGGACGGGATCGCCTGCGAGGAGTGAGGCCCCGTGGCCCCGGC
Proteins encoded in this region:
- a CDS encoding thermonuclease family protein, yielding MGVENGSGDRVARAGRRLPHVVAVATALVLSAVVVPAAGAVTLRGTVSDVIDGDTIRVVSRGFETPVRLIGVDTPETRHPTTGVQCFGPEATARTTRLLPEGTAVRLVTDPTQDVRDRYGRLLAYVYRAGRSGPTGSVNFSLVRSGHARAYVHDGVRFRYAVPFLRAHSRARTAKLGLWGPPCRGRVAMPDAARPASSGDCDPNYAGACIAPGPPDVDCIAIPDRNFRVIGVDVHRLDVDGDGIACEE
- a CDS encoding alpha/beta hydrolase → MRVVFVHGACVRDGEWWWHRTAALLAERGVASVAPGLPSCGEAGGPVGAGGPGLDEDVAAVRRVLTAGDEPTVVVAHSYGGIVTAEAAAGVDAVRHLLLVSSYLPEVGEGLSSFGGEAPAPFLDVDPEGGTFTVRPESVAGTFLQDCDAEIQRGAVDRTARQSLAVLGQPVRSAAWHDLPSTYLVCADDRGTPAHRQREFARRAGAVVEIDAGHHPFLSRPAAVRDLILGL
- a CDS encoding TetR/AcrR family transcriptional regulator yields the protein MGRQRQPQIRERILHACTDHALAHGLPDRLAPLAAAAGTSTRMLIYHFETRDGLLREILREARRRQVAAFTDLIRPRPGEPYPMTLARAWPAISGPEGAPYLRMFGRLHDSAGEPLWPGFRRTATTDWLAPLEDGMRSIGRPEMATVALAVIRGLLMDLDATGDTSRTDRAFAAFLATLDGA
- a CDS encoding helix-turn-helix domain-containing GNAT family N-acetyltransferase codes for the protein MDDAAIDTVRRFTRTVTQRVGALDDRALSRDRPLGASRVLWEIGEGGRDVRDLRAGLGLDSGYLSRLLRSLTREGLVRVGPGTPDRRVRRAHLTAEGRRERALLDGRSDAQAASLLEPLPPAQRRRLIAAMAEVERLLRAGMVDVGPADPADPGARACVAAYAAELDGRFPGGFDPAASLPAHDDDLRPPRGLLVLASLAGRPLGCAALKLHGDEPAEVKRMWVAGDARGLGIGRRLLAAVESAAAEAGARVLRLETNETLTEAIALYRSAGWTEVPRFNDEPYAHHWFEKRVEAPGAAH